A genomic window from Yarrowia lipolytica chromosome 1D, complete sequence includes:
- a CDS encoding uncharacterized protein (Compare to YALI0D23331g, similar to Saccharomyces cerevisiae HEM14 (YER014W); ancestral locus Anc_7.164, weakly similar to uniprot|P40012 Saccharomyces cerevisiae YER014w HEM14): MRDMHDIDTALRLFLYPAMSIQHTLYRPLKEGASLAILGGGIGGLLSAAFLARARPDIKITLYESKAQCGGWIKSKLLECHDGGSEMIEKGPRTLRMHPGTLILLQAISHVDPKFSIYGLPTDSPANTKWILNKDQLMSLSVFKSPANLMRFLSSSVFRAMAMGAFNFLVYPWTRKRDPNVQDESVADFIGRRASPALGDRMGSAILHGIYAGDHKTLSARMTLRPFYGPDRLLKPAKLFTNEEFEKLYKKLFPEASTSLFDLKKFPAMFAFPQGLSGMIDVLHKHLEKSPNVEIKCNTEITRVETTIGGMLVSDSTGVSTTHNAVYSLLSYQAVSKLLPDTADRALIKDMSSVDVMVLNFSFEKPKDPKYTGFGYLIPQAEENPEQVLGVIFDSDVGRGSELISGEPYKSPSGRENVTVMMGGHYWKDGNIPSSEECVERAKKVLKRHIGLEVTDTTEYDVELHKSCIPQYAVGHLERVDQFKHIVSKETHHRVALAGMSFGRGVGISDAAVDAFLFVASQSHDPETLKLTRKIVDHYETTVRL, encoded by the coding sequence ATGCGCGATATGCATGATATCGATACGGCCTTACGGTTATTCCTTTATCCAGCAATGTCGATTCAACACACACTGTACAGGCCATTGAAGGAGGGAGCGAGTTTGGCGATCCTTGGAGGCGGAATTGGCGGACTTCTATCCGCGGCATTCCTCGCCAGAGCGCGCCCAGACATCAAAATCACACTGTACGAGTCAAAGGCGCAATGTGGAGGATGGATCAAGAGCAAGTTGCTTGAATGCCACGATGGCGGCTCGGAGATGATCGAAAAGGGACCCCGAACGCTCAGAATGCACCCCGGCACACTCATTTTACTCCAGGCCATTTCTCATGTGGACCCAAAGTTCTCCATCTACGGACTACCTACCGACAGTCCAGCCAACACCAAGTGGatcctcaacaaggaccAACTCATGTCGCTGAGCGTGTTCAAGAGCCCCGCAAATCTGATGCGGTTCCTGTCGTCGTCTGTCTTTCGAGCCATGGCTATGGGCGCCTTCAACTTCCTCGTATATCCATGGACCCGGAAACGAGACCCTAATGTCCAAGACGAAAGCGTGGCTGATTTCATCGGAAGACGAGCCTCGCCTGCTCTGGGCGATAGAATGGGCTCAGCGATTCTACACGGAATCTACGCTGGAGACCACAAGACTCTGAGTGCTCGAATGACTCTGCGACCATTCTACGGACCTGATAGACTGCTGAAACCGGCCAAATTGTTCACCaacgaggagtttgagaaactgtacaagaagctgTTTCCCGAGGCGTCCACGTCGCTGTTTGATCTCAAGAAGTTCCCGGCCATGTTTGCCTTTCCCCAGGGTCTGTCTGGAATGATTGATGTACTCCATAAGCATCTGGAAAAAAGTCCCAATGTGGAGATTAAATGTAACACGGAGATTACCAGAGTTGAAACCACCATTGGAGGCATGCTTGTGTCTGATTCTACCGGTGTTTCTACCACTCACAATGCCGTCTACTCTCTGTTGAGTTACCAGGCTGTGTCCAAATTGCTTCCTGACACTGCCGACCGAGctctcatcaaggacatgtCTTCTGTCGACGTCATGGTGCTCAACTTCTCATTCGAGAAAcccaaggaccccaagtACACCGGCTTTGGATACCTCATTCCCCAGGCCGAAGAAAACCCCGAGCAGGTTCTGGGCGTTATTTTCGACTCTGATGTCGGTCGAGGCAGTGAGCTCATCTCTGGTGAGCCCTACAAGTCGCCTTCGGGCCGAGAAAATGTCACAGTCATGATGGGAGGTCATTACTGGAAGGATGGTAATATTCCGTCTTCCGAGGAGTGTGTGGAGAGAGCAAAGAAGGTGCTCAAACGACACATTGGCCTGGAGGTGACTGATACCACCGAGTACGATGTGGAGCTGCACAAGAGCTGCATTCCTCAGTACGCCGTTGGTCATCTGGAGCGTGTGGACCAGTTTAAGCACATTGTCAGCAAGGAGACTCATCATCGAGTGGCTCTGGCAGGCATGTCGTTCGGTCGAGGAGTGGGTATCTCTGATGCCGCTGTTGACGCCTTTTTGTTTGTGGCTAGTCAGAGTCATGATCCGGAGACGTTGAAATTGACGAGAAAGATTGTGGATCATTATGAGACCACCGTACGACTTTAG
- a CDS encoding uncharacterized protein (Compare to YALI0D23397g, similar to Saccharomyces cerevisiae SDH2 (YLL041C); ancestral locus Anc_4.13, highly similar to uniprot|P21801 Saccharomyces cerevisiae YLL041C Succinate dehydrogenase [ubiquinone] iron-sulfur protein mitochondrial precursor (EC 1.3.5.1) (IP)) — protein sequence MFALRASRNVLKSRPVFARGLASTAEAPKVPAPRIKKFGIYRWNPDTPEKKPELKEYEVDLSQCGPMVLDALIKIKNEQDPTLTFRRSCREGICGSCAMNIEGRNTLACLCRINPDIAKEEKIYPLPHMFVVRDLVPDLTQFYKQYKSIEPYLQRDEVPADGKENLQSIADRRKLDGLYECILCACCSTSCPSYWWNQQEYLGPAVLMQAYRWMIDSRDEATAKRQQMLENSMSLYRCHTIMNCARTCPKGLNPGLAIAKIKRSMAFV from the coding sequence ATGTTCGCGCTCCGAGCCTCAAGAAACGTTCTGAAGAGCCGACCCGTGTTCGCTCGAGGCCTGGCCTCCACCGCCGAGGCCCCTAAGGTGCCTGCCCCCCGAATCAAGAAGTTTGGCATCTACCGATGGAACCCAGACACCCCCGAAAAGAAgcccgagctcaaggagtacGAGGTCGACCTGTCACAGTGTGGCCCCATGGTGCTGGACGCGCTCatcaagatcaagaacgAGCAGGACCCCACCCTGACGTTCCGACGGTCGTGCCGAGAGGGCATCTGTGGCTCCTGTGCCATGAACATTGAGGGCCGAAACACCCTCGCATGCTTGTGCCGAATCAATCCCGACatcgccaaggaggagaagatctACCCTCTGCCTCACATGTTTGTCGTCCGAGACCTTGTCCCTGACCTGACCCAGTTCTACAAGCAATACAAGTCCATCGAGCCCTACCTGCAGCGAGACGAGGTCCCTGCCGACGGTAAGGAGAACCTGCAGTCCATTGCTGACCGACGAAAGCTCGACGGTCTCTACGAGTGCATTCTGTGCGCCTGCTGCTCCACCTCGTGCCCTTCGTACTGGTGGAACCAGCAGGAGTACCTGGGCCCCGCTGTCCTCATGCAGGCCTACCGATGGATGATTGACTCTCGAGACGAGGCCACCGCCAAGCGACAGCAGATGCTCGAGAACTCCATGTCTCTGTACCGATGCCACACCATTATGAACTGCGCCCGAACCTGCCCCAAGGGTCTCAACCCCGGTCTGGCCATCGCCAAGATCAAGCGATCCATGGCTTTCGTTTAA
- a CDS encoding uncharacterized protein (Compare to YALI0D23419g, weakly similar to wi|NCU01901.1 Neurospora crassa NCU01901.1 hypothetical protein) gives MALVISYLINGHKARKKRATETPAMHSRRSKDMYAHPGILHAKSLLPRAAASCVSAAAGFANICIRLATYAAETTVESARVSTVTSLALSVKAIEGLISKANQDTPKAEGWAELGINTAQQTVTLVQLFTSISFHFTSTSIHTVSSSTQDVIHVIDSVFGDSESSRAIRYILGLVRRELGQQVGIWEMLSAMVCYSVAHPRTWNNIEDAETQLLWDVVVLETGVTISQQLPDSDPTDSFNEEQAVALLPPDARYSLTITEESIRSVAIEVVAKRLPPHMDVPRDARIVYEKWQRLDDNNIRYELKFEKSEKTFRERKGIARLEPHECDHVTDAVIKTPDETFREDDNIKESIQTQRISSRSVSEMGIENLVPRTGEYEVYPPGHLTKNLARYVRFSSASYGQSFMRLLGIGRFDVPFSTTGAHHSEHYAFAHHAGVSLDQILLSSYSDKVVDTSSGILLDHFIVVDHDPKAVVLTIRGTWGLDDVLTDLACEYENFEIHGSSYKAHHGILRCARSMIRKNSRVLKTIKTAMDGMGPEYGLIICGHSLGGGVGALLSILLTVYDTEIDDFVTSEQSMLPPGRRVHCFTYGCPPTISEQLRIMTERLITSVVYGCDIVPSLSLGMLQDFQAIALAFRDEKRGVVGETKKRLFAQLATSRVPYMYRQDDYLLTLAKTLRGLMQNEKLVPPGRVIHISTNVLLEVHQGRTKKANRVVGKVVLDVERRFGELVLGKGVFDHSPIYYEQALNTLEQGVNSAPR, from the coding sequence ATGGCTCTCGTCATTTCTTATCTCATCAACGGCCACAAAGCCCGCAAAAAAAGAGCCACAGAAACGCCAGCGATGCACAGCCGCCGCTCGAAAGATATGTATGCCCATCCGGGCATTCTTCACGCCAAGTCGCTGCTTcctcgagcagcagcctcttgtgtttcagcagcagcagggttCGCCAACATTTGCATCCGGCTCGCCACATATGCGGCAGAGACCACAGTAGAGTCTGCGCGGGTCTCGACCGTGACGTCATTGGCTCTGTCTGTCAAGGCGATCGAAGGACTCATTTCCAAGGCCAACCAAGATACCCCCAAGGCCGAGGGCTGGGCGGAGCTAGGAATAAACACAGCCCAGCAGACAGTCACGCTAGTGCAACTGTTCACATCCATCTCGTTCCACTTCACGTCAACGTCGATTCACACGGTCTCGTCGTCCACCCAGGACGTGATCCACGTGATAGACTCTGTGTTTGGGGACTCAGAgtcctccagagcaatCAGATACATTCTAGGCTTGGTGCGGCGCGAACTGGGCCAGCAGGTGGGCATCTGGGAAATGTTGTCAGCCATGGTATGCTACTCCGTCGCCCATCCACGAACCTGGAACAACATTGAAGATGCGGAGACCCAGCTGCTTTGGGACGTGGTTGTCCTCGAGACTGGAGTCACCATCTCCCAGCAGCTTCCCGACTCCGACCCTACAGATAGCTTCAACGAAGAGCAGGCCGTGGCACTGCTTCCCCCTGACGCCAGATACTCTCTCACAATCACTGAGGAGAGTATCCGGTCGGTGGCCATCGAAGTAGTGGCCAAACGCCTGCCTCCACACATGGACGTGCCCCGAGATGCCCGCATCGTCTACGAAAAGTGGCAGCGACTGGATGATAACAACATCAGGTATGAGCTCAAGTTTGAGAAGAGCGAAAAGACCTTCCGGGAGAGAAAAGGTATTGCTCGACTAGAGCCCCACGAATGcgaccacgtgactgacGCTGTCATCAAGACGCCTGATGAAACGTTTAGAGAAGATGACAATATCAAAGAGTCGATCCAGACCCAACGGATCTCGTCCCGGTCTGTTTCCGAAATGGGAATCGAGAATCTGGTCCCTCGAACAGGCGAATACGAAGTGTACCCTCCAGGACACCTCACCAAGAACCTGGCTCGGTACGTGCGGTTCTCCAGTGCCTCTTATGGGCAGTCATTCATGAGACTTTTGGGTATTGGACGGTTCGATGTGCCTTTCAGCACCACTGGAGCCCATCATTCCGAGCATTATGCGTTTGCTCATCATGCTGGGGTCAGTCTCGATCAGATTTTGTTATCCAGCTATAGcgacaaggtggtggatACTTCCAGTGGCATTCTGTTGGATCATTTCATTGTTGTGGACCACGATCCCAAAGCGGTCGTTCTGACAATCAGAGGAACCTGGGGTCTAGATGACGTGCTCACCGATCTGGCGTGCGAGTATGAGAACTTTGAGATCCACGGTTCGTCATACAAGGCCCACCACGGCATTTTGAGATGTGCCCGTAGCATGATTCGCAAGAACAGCCGTGTTCTGAAAACCATCAAAACCGCCATGGACGGAATGGGCCCCGAGTATGGTCTCATAATCTGTGGCCATTCTCTTGGTGGAGGCGTTGGAGCACTACTAAGCATTCTTCTAACAGTATACGACACCGAGATAGATGATTTTGTCACCTCCGAGCAGTCCATGCTGCCCCCTGGTAGACGGGTTCATTGTTTCACATACGGCTGTCCCCCTACCATTTCAGAGCAGCTGCGAATCATGACCGAGCGACTCATCACCTCGGTGGTGTACGGCTGCGACATTGTGCCCAGCTTGTCTCTTGGCATGCTCCAGGACTTCCAAGCCATAGCTCTTGCATTTCGCGATGAGAAGCGCGGGGTTGTGGgcgagaccaagaagcGGCTGTTTGCCCAGCTGGCCACCAGCAGAGTGCCGTACATGTATCGGCAGGATGACTATCTGTTGACCTTGGCCAAGACACTGCGGGGCCTGATGCAGAATGAGAAGCTTGTTCCTCCTGGACGAGTGATCCATATTTCTACCAATGTGTTGCTAGAAGTTCACCAGGGCCGaaccaagaaggccaatCGCGTGGTTGGCAAGGTTGTGTTGGATGTGGAGCGGCGGTTTGGGGAGCTTGTTCTTGGGAAAGGTGTATTTGATCACTCCCCGATTTACTATGAGCAGGCCTTGAATACGTTGGAGCAGGGTGTCAACTCAGCCCCCAGGTAG
- a CDS encoding uncharacterized protein (Compare to YALI0D23353g, similar to Saccharomyces cerevisiae GOS1 (YHL031C); ancestral locus Anc_4.11, similar to uniprot|P38736 Saccharomyces cerevisiae YHL031C Hypothetical 25.4 kDa protein in GUT1-RIM1 intergenic region), whose amino-acid sequence MATISSSRTQVRRLESQLAELLSEYSSFATSHAIAASEDEVRIGRDIEQVIEKTADSLESFERLLDSTPNATATQTGQLQRHRETLAEHRSQYKKINAGIKQERDRANLLSSVRSDIEGHRNRSATPQAEEEYMLHERGRVDNSNNMTDTLLAQAYATREELLTQRASLANIQRRLFNTASSIPGINTVISKINTRKKRDSLILAVIITLGILFILFLR is encoded by the coding sequence ATGGCGACCATATCGAGCTCGCGAACACAAGTGCGACGGCTAGAGTCTCAGCTTGCAGAGCTGCTCTCGGAGTACTCCTCTTTTGCCACCTCTCACGCCATAGCAGCCTCCGAAGACGAGGTACGGATTGGACGGGATATCGAGCAGGTAATTGAGAAGACCGCCGACTCCCTGGAGTCGTTCGAACGTCTGCTGGATTCCACCCCTAACgccacagcaacacaaACAGGCCAGTTGCAACGCCACAGAGAGACTCTCGCAGAGCACAGATCGCAAtacaagaagatcaacGCTGGAATCAAGCAGGAACGAGACCGGGCCAACTTGCTGTCGTCGGTGCGGTCGGATATCGAGGGACACAGAAACCGAAGTGCTACTCCccaggccgaggaggagtacatGTTACACGAGCGAGGCCGGGTGGACAACTCAAATAACATGACCGATACTCTGCTTGCTCAAGCGTATGCGACTCGAgaggagctgctgaccCAGCGGGCGAGTTTGGCCAACATCCAGCGTCGGCTGTTTAACACGGCTAGCAGCATTCCAGGCATTAACACGGTCATTTCCAAGATTAACACCCGGAAGAAGCGAGACAGTTTGATTCTGGCGGTTATTATCACCCTGGGTATTTTGTTCATTCTCTTCCTGAGATAG
- a CDS encoding uncharacterized protein (Compare to YALI0D23386g, gnl|GLV|YALI0D23386g [Yarrowia lipolytica] similar to uniprot|Q6PIX1 Homo sapiens APG10L protein): MEGFKELQDGWPEDCHVRWRDQNLQITRIGPSHQTAKYDILWSHIYVCPVVYMSCYRDSEPVTLLADFVAFMAEFGVVITPDIAITQGEHPHTGLPVFFLHPCKTRETVDLVMQDEEMHKRSEAEVWLESYGRIVGLHRRAR; this comes from the exons ATGGAAGGATTCAAGGAGCTGCAAGACGGGTGGCCCGAGgactgtcacgtgagatggagagacCAG AACCTCCAGATCACGAGAATAGGGCCTTCACACCAAACGGCCAAATATGACATTTTGTGGTCGCACATATACGTGTGTCCGGTGGTATATATGAGCTGTTATAGAGACAGCGAGCCCGTGACGTTACTGGCCGATTTTGTGGCGTTTATGGCGGAGTTTGGGGTGGTAATTACTCCTGACATTGCAATCACTCAAGGTGAGCATCCTCACACCGGTTTGCCCGTGTTTTTTCTGCATCCTTGTAAAACGAGGGAGACGGTAGATCTGGTGATGCAGGATGAGGAGATGCACAAGAGGAGTGAGGCGGAGGTGTGGTTGGAGAGTTATGGCCGAATCGTTGGTCTTCATCGACGAGCGCGATGA
- a CDS encoding uncharacterized protein (Compare to YALI0D23309g, similar to uniprot|P37898 Saccharomyces cerevisiae YHR047c AAP1 alanine/arginine aminopeptidase), with translation MCGSDPSSTSRVLLPTDFTPKFYHLTLEPDFTTFKYNGQCDISLEVNTPTDTLTVNSIDQEISRVAIEEIGEATVTYDKDAETVTFKFPKIIDLDEVKVKITFVGILNDLLNGFYKSTYTDEAGNKKYLATTHMEPASCRRAFPCFDEPALKAVFNITLIADKNLTCLSNMAVRNEEPHDGGQKKKVTFKPTPLMSTYLVAFVVGELDYVEDTTNYRLPVRVYATPGKAHKGKFAAEYGAKTLTYFEKIFGIDVPVEKIDLIGIPDFAIGAMENWGLITFRDAALLYDAETCSLSQKQHCAEIVMHELAHQWFGNLVTMDWWEGLWLKEGFATWMSYLAMDHFFPQWNIWEGFYTANVVRALDLDCLRSSHPIEVNVRTAKELPQIFDAISYSKGGSVLRMISDYLGLDVFLKGVSKYLKDHAYGCTVTTDLWDALASTSGKDVVSIMTTWTKKVGYPYVKVENGDGETKVTQHRFLSSNDVTPEEDTLYPVLLELLDASTGKIDKSLELRDRTSTIKTPFVFKLNAHQVGTYRTLYPSALVALLVDSVHLSSFDRAGLVDDMTAFSSCGLAPTTDLLKLLSSIKGNDSLIVWEMIAGAFGELDALLRFADKSTLVKLRNLRLFVLSAAPFDLTSWPEDEDEIVQQVKALLFAFAVSSEHPAVTGYAKGLFDSYIETPTTRINPNIMATVFKAGVAKGGEAEWLQLLNIAKTSKDSVIPNKAFSALGETPLAELKLKTLQLTLDGSVRNQDFLYPVTGVVSSAEGVRIYWDWFTANWTEIVAFLPPNGIGNILPRAVGLSISRFTSADDKKKCEEFYKERKEDAFARSLDQAFELVTTRIEWLKRDQVEIESFLSAI, from the exons ATGTGTGGATCTGA CCCCTCTTCTACGTCCCGGGTGCTCCTACCCACAGACTTCACGCCCAAGTTCTACCACCTGACTCTGGAGCCTGACTTTACCACCTTCAAGTACAATGGCCAATGCGACATTTCTCTCGAAGTTAACACTCCCACCGACACCCTCACTGTCAACTCGATTGATCAGGAGATCTCCCGAGTTGCCATTGAAGAAATTGGAGAGGCGACCGTCACCTACGACAAAGATGCCGAAACGGTCACGTTTAAGTTCCCCAAGATTATTGATCTCGACGAGGTCAAGGTCAAAATCACATTTGTCGGCATTCTCAACGACCTGCTCAACGGTTTCTACAAGAGCACATACACGGATGAGGCGggaaacaaaaaatacCTCGCCACTACCCACATGGAGCCTGCTTCTTGCCGACGAGCATTCCCCTGTTTCGATGAGCCTGCACTCAAGGCGGTTTTTAACATCACCCTAATTGCAGACAAGAATCTCACGTGTCTCTCCAACATGGCTGTGCGAAACGAGGAGCCCCATGATGGCggccaaaaaaagaaagtGACGTTCAAACCCACTCCGCTCATGAGCACCTACCTCGTGGCGTTTGTGGTGGGTGAGCTCGACTACGTCGAGGACACTACCAACTACAGACTTCCTGTGCGAGTCTACGCCACTCCTGGCAAGGCACACAAGGGCAAGTTTGCCGCCGAATACGGAGCCAAGACGCTCACATACTTTGAGAAGATCTTTGGCATTGATGTGCCTGTCGAAAAGATTGATCTCATTGGCATTCCCGATTTTGCCATTGGAGCGATGGAGAACTGGGGTCTGATCACTTTCAGAGATGCAGCATTGCTCTACGACGCTGAAACCTGTTCTCTGTCTCAGAAGCAGCACTGTGCTGAGATTGTCATGCACGAGCTGGCCCATCAGTGGTTTGGCAATCTTGTCACCATGGATTGGTGGGAGGGTCTGTGGCTCAAGGAGGGCTTTGCCACCTGGATGTCGTACCTTGCGATGGATCATTTCTTTCCCCAGTGGAACATCTGGGAGGGCTTCTACACCGCCAATGTCGTCAGAGCTCTCGATCTCGACTGTCTGCGATCGTCTCATCCCATTGAGGTCAATGTTCGAactgccaaggagctgccGCAGATCTTTGATGCCATCTCTTATTCCAAGGGAGGTTCTGTCCTGCGGATGATCTCTGACTACCTCGGTCTAGATGTCTTCCTTAAGGGCGTCTCCAAGTACCTCAAGGATCACGCCTATGGATGCACAGTGACCACCGATCTGTGGGACGCTCTTGCTTCCACTTCTGGCAAAGACGTGGTTTCGATCATGACCACCTGGACCAAGAAGGTTGGTTACCCTTACGTAAAAGTTGAGAATGGAGATGGCGAGACCAAGGTGACCCAGCATCGGTTCCTGTCTTCCAATGATGTGACTCCCGAAGAAGACACTCTCTATCCTGTGCTTTTGGAGCTACTGGACGCTTCAACTGGTAAGATCGACAAGAGTCTCGAGCTACGTGACAGAACCTCCACAATCAAGACCCCCTTTGTATTCAAGCTCAATGCCCACCAGGTTGGTACGTACCGAACTCTTTACCCCTCTGCCCTTGTTGCGCTACTCGTTGACTCCGTTCATCTTTCGTCTTTTGATCGGGCAGGCCTCGTGGATGACATGACTGCATTCTCTTCCTGCGGTTTGGCGCCTACCACTGATCTCCTCAAGTTGTTGTCTTCCATCAAGGGCAACGATTCGCTGATTGTGTGGGAGATGATTGCCGGGGCCTTTGGTGAGCTCGACGCGCTGCTGCGGTTTGCTGACAAGTCTACGCTCGTGAAACTGCGAAATCTGCGTCTGTTTGTGCTTTCGGCCGCTCCCTTTGATCTCACTTCCTGGCCCGAAgatgaggacgagattgtgcAGCAGGTGAAGGCTCTGCTCTTCGCCTTTGCTGTCTCCTCTGAGCATCCTGCTGTGACCGGCTACGCCAAGGGTCTGTTTGACTCCTACATTGAGACCCCCACCACTCGAATCAATCCCAACATTATGGCTACCGTCTTCAAGGCAGGTGTTGCCAAGGGTGGAGAAGCCGAGTggctgcagctgctcaacattgccaagaCCTCCAAGGACAGTGTGATCCCCAACAAGGCCTTTAGTGCCCTTGGAGAGACTCCTCTGGCCGAGCTGAAGCTCAAGACGCTGCAACTGACTCTGGATGGCAGTGTTCGAAACCAGGACTTTTTGTATCCCGTGACTGGCGTTGTTTCTTCGGCCGAGGGAGTGCGCATCTACTGGGACTGGTTCACCGCCAACTGGACCGAGATTGTGGCCTTCTTGCCTCCCAATGGTATCGGCAACATTCTGCCTCGAGCTGTTGGTCTGTCCATCAGTCGGTTCACCTCTGcagacgacaagaagaagtgcGAGGAGTTTTACAAGGAGAGAAAGGAGGACGCGTTTGCGCGGTCGCTTGACCAGGCGTTTGAGCTCGTGACCACGCGAATTGAGTGGTTGAAGAGGGATCAGGTGGAGATCGAGTCGTTCCTCTCTGCTATTTAG
- a CDS encoding uncharacterized protein (Compare to YALI0D23441g, similar to Saccharomyces cerevisiae YLR065C; ancestral locus Anc_8.24, similar to uniprot|Q8J2J4 Pichia angusta Hypothetical protein), whose protein sequence is MAGNSLKKQAANNKEILITLWTGTVSIDVLFLSSYYFLGNPASIIPWIIFSIPATVVMVHLEKTCRPKFDERGGLIRPGEDLSQRGVMEYLKDIVYVTWICKFVSAVLASNWGFALYIMIPLYAVVKAYTLYSENRPKHSGSSGSTANEGLIPKSKRQEKMERRGGQKVTYRS, encoded by the coding sequence ATGGCAGGAAACTCGCTCAAAAAACAGgccgccaacaacaaggagatcCTCATCACCCTGTGGACCGGCACCGTGTCCATCGACGTGCTCTTCCTCAGCTCATACTACTTTCTCGGCAACCCCGCCTCCATCATCCCCTGgatcatcttctccattcCGGCTACCGTGGTCATGGTGCACCTGGAGAAGACCTGCCGACCCAAGTTTGACGAGCGAGGAGGTCTGATCAGGCCCGGAGAAGACCTGTCCCAGCGAGGAGTAATGGAGTacctcaaggacattgtcTACGTCACCTGGATCTGCAAGTTTGTGTCCGCCGTGCTCGCCTCCAACTGGGGCTTTGCTCTGTACATCATGATCCCCCTGTACGCCGTCGTCAAGGCCTACACTCTTTACTCCGAGAACAGACCCAAACATTCCGGTTCCTCAGGCTCCACAGCCAACGAAGGCTTGATCCCCAAGTCCAAGCGACaagagaagatggagcgaCGAGGCGGCCAGAAGGTCACTTACCGGTCGTAA
- a CDS encoding uncharacterized protein (Compare to YALI0D23375g, similar to Saccharomyces cerevisiae MSL1 (YIR009W); ancestral locus Anc_7.165, weakly similar to uniprot|P40567 Saccharomyces cerevisiae YIR009w MSL1 U2 snRNA-associated protein with similarity to U2B), protein MGKTKRESALVESKRPAKKSKTDGDEPTPSPTLYVKNLTDKCTKSDLKRYLYMRFSSYGHILDIVAMKNERMRGQAHVVFNDIDASISALNGLQKSEFMGKEMVIEYARSKSHAIAKLDGSFTIPEPPAFEESVLPLAPFEDVTAE, encoded by the coding sequence ATGGGCAAGACCAAACGAGAATCGGCTCTTGTGGAGAGCAAGCGGCCTGCGAAAAAGTCCAAGACCGATGGCGACGAACCCACCCCATCGCCAACGCTCTACGTGAAAAACCTCACCGACAAATGCACTAAATCGGACCTCAAACGGTACCTGTACATGCGATTCAGCTCGTACGGACACATTCTCGACATTGTGGCGATGAAAAACGAGCGGATGCGGGGCCAGGCACATGTGGTATTTAACGATATCGATGCGTCGATCTCGGCGCTCAACGGGCTGCAGAAGAGCGAGTTCATGGGCAAAGAGATGGTAATTGAGTATGCTCGATCCAAGTCCCATGCCATTGCCAAGTTGGACGGCTCGTTTACCATTCCCGAACCTCCCGCATTCGAAGAGAGTGTTCTTCCGTTGGCACCTTTTGAGGATGTCACGGCAGAGTAG